The Streptomyces sp. P9-A4 genome contains a region encoding:
- a CDS encoding SLATT domain-containing protein, translating to MQPPGPPGGDVHRDLTGTPFPLGDWGEPAERLDELYRWVEANALRTVEWYLSDRVWKRRAARLLRIGTAVGVTAGAALPLLDLTGVVEGAAGWGYVSLLLGAACIACDRYFGVTAGWMRDVATAQAMQRRLQALQFDWASESVREVLGPTEGTASEAADRCLGVLRRFSEDVTELVRAETADWMVEFRSGPAPLALQSFGVLPARPESAHPAGRFPLPPGTRPNMPRQRPPETR from the coding sequence ATGCAGCCGCCGGGGCCCCCCGGGGGAGACGTCCACCGCGACCTGACCGGTACGCCGTTCCCCCTGGGCGACTGGGGTGAGCCGGCCGAGCGGCTCGACGAGCTGTACCGCTGGGTGGAGGCCAACGCCCTGCGGACCGTCGAGTGGTATCTCTCCGACCGGGTCTGGAAGCGCCGCGCCGCCCGTCTGCTGCGGATCGGCACGGCCGTCGGGGTGACCGCGGGCGCCGCGCTGCCGCTGCTCGATCTGACGGGGGTCGTGGAGGGCGCCGCGGGCTGGGGCTATGTGTCGCTGCTGCTCGGCGCCGCGTGCATCGCCTGCGACCGGTACTTCGGGGTGACGGCCGGCTGGATGAGGGACGTGGCGACGGCGCAGGCCATGCAGCGGCGGCTCCAGGCCCTCCAGTTCGACTGGGCCTCGGAGAGCGTCCGGGAGGTGCTCGGCCCCACCGAGGGCACCGCGAGCGAGGCGGCCGACCGCTGTCTCGGCGTGCTGCGCCGCTTCTCGGAGGACGTGACGGAGCTGGTACGGGCGGAGACCGCGGACTGGATGGTCGAGTTCCGCTCGGGCCCGGCGCCGCTCGCGCTCCAGTCGTTCGGCGTGCTGCCCGCCCGCCCCGAGAGCGCCCACCCGGCGGGCCGCTTCCCCCTGCCACCGGGCACCCGCCCGAACATGCCGCGCCAGCGGCCCCCGGAGACCCGCTGA
- a CDS encoding GntR family transcriptional regulator: protein MPASGAVTRNTLRQQIADALRDEVLAGRLKAGQEFTVKQIADQYGVSATPVREALVDLCAQGLLDSDQHRGFRVHEYSVDDYRRIVEARILVVDGIFRRHAPVSPATATTATAVPEPDLGIGVALVSIRRRGEAASRAARAGDLDILIGYDIRYWRELARLVASNDYIADFLHRLRVQAWVFSVPHLRSERDLLGWLWGGHVDLVDAITRGDAGAAAEVVREYNAHSMEWADRLEARTR, encoded by the coding sequence ATGCCCGCGAGCGGAGCTGTCACACGCAACACCTTGCGACAGCAGATCGCGGACGCGCTCCGTGACGAAGTGCTCGCGGGCCGTCTCAAAGCGGGCCAGGAGTTCACCGTCAAGCAGATCGCCGACCAGTACGGCGTGTCCGCGACGCCCGTCAGGGAAGCCCTCGTCGACCTCTGCGCGCAGGGCCTCCTCGACTCCGACCAGCACCGCGGCTTCCGCGTCCACGAGTACTCGGTCGACGACTACCGGCGGATCGTCGAGGCCCGGATCCTCGTCGTCGACGGCATCTTCCGGCGCCACGCGCCCGTGAGCCCGGCGACCGCGACCACCGCGACCGCCGTCCCGGAACCCGACCTCGGCATCGGGGTCGCGCTCGTCTCCATACGCCGCAGGGGCGAGGCCGCCTCCCGCGCCGCCCGCGCCGGGGACCTCGACATCCTCATCGGCTACGACATCCGCTACTGGCGCGAACTGGCCAGACTGGTCGCCTCCAACGACTACATCGCCGACTTCCTGCACCGGCTCCGCGTCCAGGCCTGGGTCTTCTCCGTGCCCCATCTGCGCTCCGAGCGCGACCTCCTCGGCTGGCTGTGGGGCGGCCACGTCGACCTCGTCGACGCGATCACCCGCGGCGACGCCGGAGCCGCCGCCGAGGTCGTCCGGGAATACAACGCGCACTCGATGGAGTGGGCGGACCGGCTGGAGGCCCGGACCCGCTGA
- a CDS encoding aspartate aminotransferase family protein: MTPHVIEPDPQAGAAVKAADRAHVFHSWSAQGLIDPLAVAGAEGSYFWDYDGNRYLDFTSGLVYTNIGYQHPKVVAAIQEQAGKLSTFAPAFAIDVRSEAARLIAERTPGDLDKIFFTNGGAEAVENAVRMARLHTGRTKVMSAYRSYHGATSTAINLTGDPRRWPSDNGSAGVVRFWAPFLYRSPFYATTEAEESARALQHLEDTIAFEGPATIAAIILETVPGTAGIMTPPPGYLTGVREICDKYGIVFILDEVMAGFGRTGKWFAAEHFDVVPDLMTFAKGVNSGYVPLGGVAISEKIAATFEKRAYPGGLTYSGHPLACAAAVATIHVMEDEKVVENAAHIGETVLGPGLRELAERHPSVGEVRGMGVFWALDLVKNRETREPLVPYNAAGEANAPMAAFGAAAKKNGLWPFVNMNRTHAVPACNVSEAEAKEGLAALDAALSVADEHTA; encoded by the coding sequence ATGACCCCTCATGTCATCGAACCCGATCCCCAGGCCGGGGCCGCCGTCAAGGCCGCCGACCGCGCGCACGTCTTCCACTCCTGGTCCGCTCAGGGCCTGATCGACCCGCTCGCCGTCGCCGGCGCCGAGGGTTCGTACTTCTGGGACTACGACGGAAACCGCTACCTGGACTTCACCAGCGGTCTCGTCTACACGAACATCGGCTACCAGCACCCCAAGGTGGTCGCCGCCATCCAGGAGCAGGCCGGGAAGCTGAGCACCTTCGCTCCCGCCTTCGCCATCGACGTCCGCTCCGAGGCCGCACGCCTCATCGCCGAGCGCACCCCGGGCGACCTGGACAAGATCTTCTTCACCAACGGCGGCGCCGAGGCCGTCGAGAACGCCGTCCGCATGGCCCGGCTGCACACCGGCCGTACCAAGGTGATGTCCGCCTACCGCTCGTACCACGGCGCCACCTCCACCGCGATCAACCTGACCGGTGACCCGCGCCGCTGGCCCTCCGACAACGGCTCCGCCGGCGTCGTGCGCTTCTGGGCGCCGTTCCTCTACCGCTCGCCCTTCTACGCCACCACCGAGGCGGAGGAGAGCGCGCGTGCCCTCCAGCACCTGGAGGACACGATCGCCTTCGAGGGTCCGGCGACCATCGCCGCGATCATCCTGGAGACCGTGCCCGGCACCGCCGGCATCATGACCCCGCCGCCCGGCTACCTCACCGGCGTCCGCGAGATCTGCGACAAGTACGGCATCGTCTTCATCCTCGACGAGGTCATGGCGGGCTTCGGCCGCACCGGCAAGTGGTTCGCCGCCGAGCACTTCGACGTCGTCCCCGACCTGATGACCTTCGCCAAGGGCGTGAACTCCGGTTACGTGCCCCTCGGCGGCGTCGCGATCAGCGAGAAGATCGCGGCCACCTTCGAGAAGCGCGCCTACCCGGGCGGTCTGACCTACTCCGGTCACCCGCTGGCCTGCGCCGCCGCCGTCGCCACCATCCACGTGATGGAGGACGAGAAGGTCGTCGAGAACGCCGCGCACATCGGTGAGACCGTCCTCGGCCCCGGCCTGCGCGAGCTGGCCGAGCGTCACCCCTCCGTCGGCGAGGTCCGCGGCATGGGCGTGTTCTGGGCGCTCGACCTGGTCAAGAACCGCGAGACCCGCGAGCCGCTGGTCCCGTACAACGCCGCCGGCGAGGCCAACGCGCCGATGGCCGCCTTCGGCGCCGCGGCGAAGAAGAACGGCCTGTGGCCCTTCGTGAACATGAACCGCACCCACGCCGTTCCCGCCTGCAACGTCTCCGAGGCGGAGGCCAAGGAAGGCCTCGCGGCCCTGGACGCGGCCCTCTCGGTGGCCGACGAGCACACCGCGTAA
- a CDS encoding PIN domain-containing protein, whose protein sequence is MIVVVVDTSGLLAALDSTHPEHEAADEAIQAAGLLVMSPLLLAELDRVATRELGREAALSAVDDIRHWMRRGRISMPEITEDRLGAAQMVRLRHSALDLDLADAVNVALAAEYDTDAVLTLDRRDFRAVRPLGWHKAFRVLPDDLPL, encoded by the coding sequence GTGATCGTCGTCGTGGTCGACACCTCGGGGCTACTGGCCGCCCTCGATTCCACGCACCCCGAGCACGAGGCCGCCGACGAGGCGATCCAGGCCGCCGGGCTGCTCGTCATGTCCCCGCTCCTGCTGGCCGAACTCGACCGTGTGGCCACGCGTGAGCTCGGCCGCGAGGCCGCGCTCAGCGCGGTGGACGACATCAGGCACTGGATGCGCCGGGGGCGGATCTCCATGCCGGAGATCACCGAGGACCGGCTGGGCGCCGCCCAGATGGTCCGGCTCCGCCACAGCGCCCTCGACCTCGACCTGGCCGACGCCGTCAACGTGGCTCTGGCCGCCGAGTACGACACCGACGCGGTCCTCACCCTCGACCGGCGCGACTTCCGGGCCGTGCGGCCGCTCGGCTGGCACAAGGCGTTCCGGGTGCTTCCCGACGACCTTCCCCTCTGA
- a CDS encoding DUF397 domain-containing protein: protein MAKRLRMKKGRTQEQLGAEMGFTGAAISAMERLIHPVSDDMLVQLERVLGGGNCVEVATAVHLRDSKVQDGPTFTVGPSSWSAFVAWQN, encoded by the coding sequence GTGGCGAAGAGACTGCGCATGAAGAAGGGCCGGACACAGGAACAGCTGGGCGCGGAGATGGGCTTCACGGGCGCGGCGATCAGCGCGATGGAACGGCTGATCCACCCGGTCAGCGACGACATGCTGGTCCAGCTCGAACGCGTCCTCGGCGGCGGCAACTGCGTGGAGGTAGCCACCGCCGTCCACCTCCGGGACTCGAAGGTGCAGGACGGCCCCACGTTCACCGTGGGGCCCTCCTCCTGGTCCGCCTTCGTCGCGTGGCAGAACTGA
- a CDS encoding glycoside hydrolase family 19 protein, with translation MLRKLLTLMAALCTAVGLAVLLPIASAGAAPACVGAWNSGSVYTGGMTASHNGHNWYAKWWTQNERPGASDVWRDEGTCGTGGGTDPDPSGFVVSQAQFDQMFPSRNPFYMYAGLTAALKSYPGFATTGSDTVKKQEAAAFLANVSHETGGLYYIVEQNTANYPHYCDTSQPYGCPAGQAAYYGRGPIQLSWNFNYQAAGDALGIDLLNNPWRVEQDPAVAMQTGLWYWNTQNGPGTMTGHNAMVNGAGFGQTIWAINGSLECNGGNPAQVQSRVTKYQQFTQILGVPAGANLYC, from the coding sequence ATGTTGCGCAAGCTGCTCACCCTGATGGCCGCGCTCTGTACGGCCGTCGGACTCGCCGTACTCCTCCCCATCGCCTCGGCGGGCGCCGCCCCCGCCTGCGTCGGCGCCTGGAACTCCGGCAGCGTCTACACCGGCGGCATGACCGCCTCGCACAACGGCCACAACTGGTACGCGAAGTGGTGGACCCAGAACGAGCGCCCCGGCGCCTCCGACGTCTGGCGCGACGAGGGCACCTGCGGCACGGGTGGCGGCACGGACCCGGACCCCTCCGGATTCGTCGTCTCCCAGGCCCAGTTCGACCAGATGTTCCCGAGCAGGAACCCCTTCTACATGTACGCGGGACTCACCGCCGCCCTCAAGTCGTACCCCGGCTTCGCCACCACCGGCAGCGACACGGTGAAGAAGCAGGAGGCCGCGGCCTTCCTCGCGAACGTCTCCCACGAGACCGGCGGGCTCTACTACATCGTCGAGCAGAACACGGCCAACTACCCGCACTACTGCGACACGAGCCAGCCCTACGGCTGCCCCGCCGGCCAGGCCGCCTACTACGGACGAGGCCCGATCCAGCTCTCCTGGAACTTCAACTACCAGGCCGCGGGTGACGCCCTCGGCATCGACCTGCTGAACAACCCCTGGCGCGTCGAGCAGGATCCGGCCGTCGCGATGCAGACGGGCCTCTGGTACTGGAACACCCAGAACGGCCCCGGCACCATGACCGGCCACAACGCCATGGTCAACGGCGCTGGCTTCGGCCAGACCATCTGGGCGATCAACGGCAGCCTGGAGTGCAACGGCGGCAACCCGGCCCAGGTCCAGAGCCGGGTCACCAAGTACCAGCAGTTCACCCAGATCCTGGGTGTGCCCGCGGGGGCGAACCTGTACTGCTAG
- a CDS encoding NADP-dependent oxidoreductase, whose translation MRVVEVTAYGGPEVLRMTRRPEPEAGAVPGKVRVRLKAAGVNQADLRIRAGKYADMVGSLRPPFVLGTDFAGKLLDHAPGMPPGTRVAGLVPWFESLTGDGTYAEIIWADPEWLAPVPDDVEFTVAASLPLASATVEQGLERLALRPGATLLVTGASAVVGRIAVQLAHAAGLRVVAVAHEGDESELRILGADHVVPRGAPEDVVAKVLAGEPDGVDGVFDGGLVGDALLPVLKDGGAFAALAPDRVPAAGRGIRVEAVRARPDAARLTETLRKVADRELITRVSDVMPLEEVAEAHRRAEAGHRPGRIILMI comes from the coding sequence ATGCGTGTCGTCGAAGTGACCGCCTACGGCGGACCCGAGGTCCTCAGAATGACCCGCCGGCCGGAGCCGGAGGCCGGGGCCGTACCGGGGAAGGTACGGGTGCGCCTGAAGGCGGCCGGAGTGAACCAGGCGGATCTGCGGATCCGCGCGGGGAAGTACGCCGACATGGTCGGCTCGCTCAGGCCCCCGTTCGTCCTGGGGACGGACTTCGCGGGCAAGCTGCTCGACCACGCCCCCGGGATGCCGCCGGGGACCCGGGTGGCCGGGCTCGTGCCGTGGTTCGAGTCGCTGACCGGCGACGGCACCTACGCGGAGATCATCTGGGCCGATCCCGAGTGGCTGGCCCCGGTCCCCGACGACGTGGAGTTCACCGTGGCCGCGTCCTTGCCGCTGGCCTCGGCAACCGTCGAGCAGGGCCTCGAACGGCTCGCGCTGCGGCCGGGCGCGACGCTGCTCGTGACGGGTGCGAGCGCGGTGGTGGGCCGGATCGCGGTCCAGCTGGCGCACGCGGCCGGGCTGCGGGTGGTGGCCGTCGCCCACGAGGGCGACGAGAGCGAACTGAGGATCCTCGGCGCGGACCACGTCGTCCCGCGCGGCGCCCCGGAGGACGTGGTCGCCAAGGTGCTCGCGGGAGAACCGGACGGGGTGGACGGGGTCTTCGACGGGGGGCTCGTCGGAGACGCGCTGCTGCCCGTCCTGAAGGACGGCGGCGCGTTCGCCGCGCTCGCCCCCGACCGGGTCCCGGCCGCGGGGCGCGGCATCCGCGTCGAGGCGGTACGGGCCAGGCCGGACGCCGCCCGGCTGACCGAGACCCTGCGGAAGGTGGCGGACCGGGAGCTGATCACCCGGGTGTCCGACGTGATGCCCCTGGAGGAGGTCGCGGAGGCCCACCGGAGGGCGGAGGCGGGTCACCGGCCCGGCCGCATCATCCTGATGATCTGA
- a CDS encoding substrate-binding domain-containing protein — translation MEWITAENVIALGTTLLGVLVSVGVVWLDRFSPQRKRLGYRVQLNTPLHREENQDREVMTVREGEVVGMAPPANGSTLVLLRIENDRDLDISSDDYGASTEPHGLRITFGDRTVQGVVATVPAGWVSVRDDLERAPKLGRSGSAVLVPKVALDRGQYFKLLVQLSGGVADRDVKVDGSLQGGAIRRNRSTTPDEKAARFSPTSRAVTVVLTLCVIALAAIIVRERTPPPIGCATGTLTVTGSTAFAPVVREVKKQYEKDCAGATIILDPHGSTSGIRALADAAAGAEQGKGSPAVIALSDGRKPGGFPQLRESTVAVSLFTLVLNDDIPVDNLTLDQIRRVYQGEITNWSQLVPGVDRPVLLISRDANSGTREVFQRRVLERNEPANSSLDCVNVDDTESKVIRCELDSTDRVLTTVAKLPGAIGYADLRSVGGHPGLHKVAIDGREPVLEEMSGPGYPYREIEYAYTWGVPPADSLTSSFLGYLTRGRGQDVIGTQGHLPCATPKGLKICGDG, via the coding sequence ATGGAGTGGATTACCGCTGAGAACGTCATCGCCCTGGGGACGACACTCCTCGGCGTCCTGGTCTCGGTCGGCGTCGTCTGGCTCGACCGGTTCTCGCCCCAGCGCAAGCGGCTCGGCTACCGCGTGCAGCTCAACACCCCGCTCCACCGGGAGGAGAACCAGGACCGCGAGGTCATGACCGTGCGCGAGGGCGAGGTGGTGGGCATGGCCCCGCCCGCCAACGGCTCCACGCTCGTCCTCCTCCGCATCGAGAACGACCGGGACCTCGACATCAGCTCCGACGACTACGGGGCCTCCACCGAGCCCCACGGGCTGCGGATCACCTTCGGTGACCGGACCGTGCAGGGCGTCGTCGCCACCGTCCCGGCCGGCTGGGTCTCGGTCCGGGACGACCTGGAGCGCGCCCCCAAGCTGGGCCGCAGCGGCAGCGCCGTCCTCGTCCCCAAGGTGGCGCTCGACCGCGGGCAGTACTTCAAGCTGCTCGTCCAGCTCTCCGGCGGGGTGGCCGACCGGGACGTCAAGGTCGACGGCAGCCTCCAGGGCGGTGCCATCCGGCGCAACAGGAGCACCACCCCCGACGAGAAGGCCGCCAGATTCAGCCCCACCTCGCGGGCCGTCACCGTCGTCCTCACCCTCTGTGTGATCGCGCTCGCCGCGATCATCGTCCGCGAGCGGACCCCGCCACCGATCGGCTGCGCCACCGGCACCCTCACCGTCACCGGCTCCACCGCCTTCGCCCCCGTCGTACGCGAGGTGAAGAAGCAGTACGAGAAGGACTGCGCGGGGGCGACGATCATCCTCGACCCGCACGGCTCGACCTCCGGGATCCGGGCGCTGGCCGACGCCGCCGCCGGCGCAGAGCAGGGCAAGGGCTCCCCCGCCGTCATCGCCCTCTCCGACGGCCGCAAGCCGGGCGGCTTCCCCCAGCTGCGGGAGAGCACGGTCGCCGTCTCCCTCTTCACCCTCGTCCTCAACGACGACATCCCCGTCGACAACCTCACCCTGGACCAGATCCGCCGCGTCTACCAGGGCGAGATCACCAACTGGAGCCAGCTGGTCCCCGGCGTCGACCGGCCCGTCCTGCTCATCAGCCGCGACGCCAACTCCGGTACCCGCGAGGTCTTCCAGCGCCGGGTCCTCGAACGCAACGAACCCGCCAACTCCTCCCTGGACTGCGTGAACGTCGACGACACCGAGTCCAAGGTGATCCGCTGCGAACTCGATTCCACGGACCGGGTCCTGACCACCGTCGCCAAGCTCCCCGGAGCCATCGGCTACGCCGACCTCCGCTCCGTCGGCGGACACCCGGGCCTGCACAAGGTGGCCATCGACGGCCGCGAACCCGTCCTGGAGGAGATGAGCGGACCGGGCTACCCGTACCGGGAGATCGAGTACGCCTACACCTGGGGCGTACCCCCCGCCGACTCGCTGACCTCAAGCTTCCTCGGCTATCTGACCCGGGGCCGCGGCCAGGACGTGATCGGCACCCAGGGCCACCTGCCCTGCGCCACTCCGAAGGGGCTGAAGATCTGCGGGGACGGCTGA
- a CDS encoding serine/threonine-protein kinase: MEPLTAEDPATIGPFRLLGRLGVGGMGRVFLARSAGGRTVAVKVVHGELAAQDEFRRRFAREVAALERVGGAGTAPVLGSDTGAGSPWVAIGYVPGPSLRTVVGDESGPLPPVTVKALAGGLARALEHIHAAGLVHRDLKPSNVLLTVDGPRIIDFGIARAVDTVADGGNLTTTGAVVGSPGFMSPEQVRGEHIAPASDIFCLGSVLVYAATGRAPFGTADSGVHATMFRIAHDEPDLTDLAPELSGLIRACLAKDPAGRPSAAEIAETLSVPEPWLPADVLARLGRHAARLLEAETRAEEEGPVSSGASSAAVSGASAASGVTGVTGVTGASGAPGGSVVAAPDEATPRTPLPSGSSTAPQAPARHPCRRAGPVAGLTALVVAAAAGLTYTFWPDPGIGDDQKNRAGGTGNGSARPAGIVPAAFLGAWEGIVQGSPESPRETARIEITQGAAGSKSAVYVQVTENRMCMGRSRLVSADEDKVVYGESDVTTSVPAERCTPAAHQTLTLRSPDVLEWASGAAKTTYRKAPSGPAVVPARFLGHWSRIPAPEMYGENDDRYTSEVTITQGPVGAPVIGVIDGYPRTIDGVTTSEDWSCGTTSVLAGAGSVLVVGPRTRDTNAWDRECQEGLSRYLVVDTFKGRDRLLVYPMLDGEPNEYYRS, from the coding sequence GTGGAGCCATTGACCGCGGAAGACCCCGCCACCATCGGCCCGTTCCGTCTGCTCGGCCGTCTCGGAGTCGGAGGGATGGGCCGGGTGTTCCTGGCACGCTCGGCCGGCGGACGGACGGTCGCGGTGAAGGTGGTGCACGGCGAACTCGCCGCCCAGGACGAGTTCCGGCGCCGGTTCGCCCGCGAGGTCGCCGCCCTGGAACGGGTCGGCGGCGCGGGCACCGCGCCCGTGCTCGGCTCCGACACGGGGGCGGGGTCTCCCTGGGTGGCGATCGGCTACGTCCCCGGGCCCTCGCTGCGGACCGTCGTCGGCGACGAGTCCGGGCCGCTGCCACCCGTGACGGTGAAGGCACTGGCCGGCGGTCTGGCGCGCGCCCTCGAACATATCCACGCCGCCGGACTCGTCCACCGCGACCTGAAACCGTCCAACGTGCTGCTCACCGTCGACGGGCCCCGGATCATCGACTTCGGTATCGCCCGCGCCGTCGACACGGTCGCCGACGGCGGCAACCTGACCACCACCGGGGCGGTCGTCGGCTCCCCCGGCTTCATGTCGCCCGAGCAGGTCAGGGGCGAGCACATCGCGCCCGCCTCGGACATCTTCTGCCTGGGGTCCGTCCTCGTGTACGCGGCGACCGGGCGCGCGCCGTTCGGTACGGCGGACAGCGGCGTCCACGCCACCATGTTCCGGATCGCCCACGACGAGCCCGATCTGACGGACCTGGCGCCCGAACTCTCCGGGCTGATCCGGGCCTGTCTCGCCAAGGACCCGGCCGGGCGGCCGTCGGCCGCCGAGATCGCGGAGACGCTGTCGGTCCCGGAACCGTGGCTCCCGGCGGACGTACTGGCACGGCTGGGACGGCACGCGGCGCGGCTGCTGGAGGCGGAGACGCGGGCGGAGGAGGAGGGTCCGGTCTCCTCCGGTGCCTCCAGTGCTGCTGTCTCCGGTGCCTCCGCCGCCTCCGGCGTCACTGGTGTCACTGGTGTCACCGGTGCCTCGGGCGCCCCCGGTGGATCCGTCGTCGCCGCCCCCGATGAGGCCACCCCGCGCACTCCCCTGCCCTCCGGCTCCTCCACCGCCCCCCAGGCCCCCGCCCGGCACCCGTGCCGCCGCGCCGGGCCGGTCGCCGGGCTCACGGCGCTCGTCGTGGCCGCCGCGGCCGGTCTCACGTACACCTTCTGGCCCGACCCCGGCATCGGAGACGACCAGAAGAACCGGGCCGGCGGCACCGGCAACGGCTCCGCCCGGCCCGCCGGGATCGTCCCCGCCGCCTTCCTCGGCGCCTGGGAGGGCATCGTCCAGGGCTCGCCCGAGTCCCCCCGCGAGACCGCCCGGATCGAGATCACCCAGGGCGCCGCGGGCTCCAAGAGCGCCGTCTACGTCCAGGTCACCGAGAACCGGATGTGCATGGGCCGCTCGCGGCTCGTCTCGGCCGACGAGGACAAGGTGGTCTACGGCGAGTCCGACGTGACCACCAGCGTGCCCGCCGAGCGCTGCACGCCCGCCGCCCACCAGACCCTCACCCTGCGCTCCCCCGATGTCCTCGAATGGGCCTCGGGCGCCGCGAAGACCACGTACCGCAAGGCGCCCAGCGGCCCGGCGGTCGTCCCCGCACGCTTCCTCGGCCACTGGTCCCGCATCCCCGCGCCCGAGATGTACGGCGAGAACGACGACCGCTACACCTCGGAGGTCACGATCACCCAGGGCCCGGTCGGCGCCCCCGTGATCGGCGTCATCGACGGCTACCCGCGCACCATCGACGGCGTGACCACCTCCGAGGACTGGTCCTGCGGCACCACGTCCGTCCTCGCGGGCGCCGGGAGCGTGCTGGTCGTCGGCCCCCGCACCAGGGACACCAACGCCTGGGACCGCGAGTGCCAGGAGGGCCTGTCCCGCTACCTGGTCGTCGACACGTTCAAGGGCAGGGACCGGCTGCTGGTCTACCCGATGCTCGACGGCGAACCGAACGAGTACTACCGGTCCTAG
- a CDS encoding adenylosuccinate synthase, which produces MPALVLLGAQWGDEGKGKATDLLGGSVDYVVRYQGGNNAGHTVVVGDQKYALHLLPSGILSPGCTPVIGNGVVVDPAVLLSELSGLNERGVDTSKLLISGNAHLITPYNVTLDKVTERFLGKRKIGTTGRGIGPTYADKINRVGIRVQDLYDESILTQKVEAALEGKNQLLAKLYNRRAIQADQIVEEMLQYAEQIKPFVADTTLILNKALDDDKVVLFEGGQGTLLDVDHGTYPFVTSSNPTAGGACTGAGVGPTKISRVIGILKAYTTRVGAGPFPTELFDADGEALRRIGGERGVTTGRDRRCGWFDAVIARYATRVNGLTDFFLTKLDVLTGWEQIPVCVAYEIDGKRVEELPYSQTDFHHAKPIYEMLPGWSEDITKAKTFADLPKNAQAYVKALEEMSGAPISAIGVGPGRTETIEINSFL; this is translated from the coding sequence GTGCCCGCACTTGTGCTGCTCGGTGCTCAGTGGGGTGACGAGGGCAAGGGAAAGGCCACCGACCTCCTCGGTGGATCCGTTGACTATGTGGTGCGCTACCAGGGCGGCAACAACGCCGGCCACACGGTCGTCGTCGGCGACCAGAAGTACGCGCTGCATCTTCTCCCTTCCGGAATCCTCTCGCCGGGGTGCACCCCGGTGATCGGAAACGGTGTCGTCGTCGACCCGGCGGTCCTGCTCTCCGAGCTGAGCGGGCTGAACGAGCGAGGCGTGGACACGTCGAAGCTCCTGATCAGCGGCAACGCCCACCTGATCACCCCGTACAACGTCACCCTCGACAAGGTGACGGAACGGTTCCTCGGAAAGCGCAAGATCGGCACCACCGGTCGCGGCATCGGCCCGACCTACGCCGACAAGATCAACCGCGTCGGCATCCGGGTCCAGGACCTGTACGACGAGTCGATCCTCACCCAGAAGGTCGAAGCGGCGCTGGAGGGCAAGAACCAGCTGCTCGCCAAGCTGTACAACCGCCGCGCGATCCAGGCCGACCAGATCGTCGAGGAGATGCTCCAGTACGCGGAGCAGATCAAGCCGTTCGTCGCCGACACGACCCTGATCCTCAACAAGGCGCTCGACGACGACAAGGTCGTGCTCTTCGAGGGCGGCCAGGGCACTCTGCTCGACGTCGACCACGGCACGTACCCCTTCGTCACCTCCTCGAACCCGACCGCGGGCGGCGCCTGCACCGGCGCCGGCGTGGGCCCGACGAAGATCAGCCGGGTCATCGGCATCCTCAAGGCGTACACGACCCGTGTCGGCGCCGGCCCGTTCCCGACGGAGCTGTTCGACGCGGACGGCGAGGCGCTGCGCCGCATCGGTGGCGAGCGCGGTGTCACCACCGGCCGTGACCGTCGCTGCGGCTGGTTCGACGCGGTCATCGCGCGGTACGCGACCCGGGTCAACGGCCTGACGGACTTCTTCCTCACCAAGCTCGACGTGCTGACGGGCTGGGAGCAGATCCCGGTCTGCGTCGCGTACGAGATCGACGGCAAGCGCGTCGAGGAGCTGCCCTACTCGCAGACCGACTTCCACCACGCGAAGCCGATCTACGAAATGCTGCCGGGCTGGTCCGAGGACATCACCAAGGCGAAGACGTTCGCGGACCTGCCGAAGAACGCGCAGGCGTACGTGAAGGCGCTGGAGGAGATGTCGGGCGCGCCGATCTCCGCGATCGGCGTCGGCCCCGGCCGCACCGAGACGATCGAGATCAACTCGTTCCTCTAG